A genome region from Alistipes dispar includes the following:
- a CDS encoding putative signal transducing protein — protein sequence MQDETMIVLAEYNTITEAEIAKSMLDSAGIWATIRNEYMSAIYPIGTMPAQVVVREEDYEKARAMLHHR from the coding sequence ATGCAAGACGAGACCATGATTGTACTGGCGGAGTACAACACCATCACGGAAGCCGAAATCGCCAAGTCGATGCTCGACAGTGCCGGAATCTGGGCGACGATCCGCAACGAATACATGTCGGCCATCTATCCCATCGGCACGATGCCCGCGCAGGTCGTCGTCCGCGAAGAGGACTACGAAAAGGCCCGGGCCATGCTGCACCACCGGTAG
- a CDS encoding energy transducer TonB has product MKKYLLLPIISAAFCTFAAFGQEQPEAPRFNGADVQYFMRRLIGEFGKVVRERNVPAETLSPKVGVAFMVRADGSIDEWRFRDSTSEGRDRCDLAPASEATRATLTEAFSRLGGWTPATYADGRTTDYTLRLTLRIPVEKYLREQDPDPLLFLGEDPDKSFTEWMRERVRYDERFARVGGIVCVKFYIEPDGRITIGETLETPDPKLSKEVIRVIRGSKGKWTPRKVDGVPQRTAYEYRCNYVNESY; this is encoded by the coding sequence ATGAAAAAGTATTTACTGCTGCCTATTATCTCGGCGGCGTTCTGCACCTTTGCGGCCTTCGGGCAGGAGCAGCCCGAAGCACCCCGCTTCAACGGGGCCGACGTACAGTATTTCATGCGCCGGCTCATCGGCGAGTTCGGAAAGGTCGTACGGGAGAGGAACGTGCCCGCCGAAACGCTTTCGCCGAAAGTCGGCGTGGCGTTCATGGTCCGTGCCGACGGCAGCATCGACGAGTGGCGTTTCCGCGACAGCACGTCGGAGGGACGCGACCGCTGCGACCTTGCCCCCGCTTCGGAGGCCACCCGCGCAACGCTGACCGAAGCCTTTTCGCGCCTCGGAGGCTGGACCCCCGCCACCTATGCGGACGGACGCACGACGGATTACACCCTGCGGCTGACGCTCCGGATTCCCGTCGAAAAATACCTCCGCGAGCAGGACCCCGATCCGCTGCTCTTCCTGGGCGAGGATCCGGACAAGAGTTTCACGGAGTGGATGCGGGAGCGCGTCCGCTACGACGAACGTTTCGCACGGGTCGGCGGTATCGTGTGCGTGAAGTTCTACATCGAGCCGGACGGCCGTATCACGATCGGTGAAACGCTCGAGACGCCCGATCCGAAACTGTCGAAGGAGGTAATCCGTGTAATCCGCGGCAGCAAAGGCAAATGGACGCCCCGCAAGGTAGATGGCGTACCTCAGCGGACCGCTTACGAATACCGCTGCAACTACGTGAACGAAAGCTACTGA
- a CDS encoding shikimate dehydrogenase family protein yields the protein MRRFGLIGRPLGHSASAKYFTEKFHKEGLSDCEYALYELPSVEELPSLLAAMPELCGLNVTIPYKRSVMHLLDRIAPEAQAIGAVNCIRRLRNGTLEGHNTDIAGLRAALDRLLGGAEPAQALVLGTGGASQAVQYALAERGIPFALVSRDAAKGNYTYDNLPCEAVSESRLIVNASPVGTYPAVGEAPRIPYAYITPEHFLLDLVYNPPLTRFLDCGLRRGARVLNGETMFRGQAEASWRIWNT from the coding sequence ATGCGCCGGTTCGGATTGATCGGCCGGCCGCTCGGGCATTCGGCATCGGCGAAGTACTTCACGGAAAAATTCCACAAAGAAGGATTATCGGACTGCGAATATGCGCTTTACGAACTTCCGTCCGTCGAAGAGCTGCCATCTTTGCTGGCTGCGATGCCGGAGTTGTGCGGACTGAACGTCACGATCCCCTACAAACGCAGTGTCATGCATCTGCTGGACCGCATCGCTCCCGAGGCGCAGGCCATCGGCGCAGTAAACTGCATCCGCCGCCTGCGGAACGGAACGCTGGAGGGCCACAATACCGACATCGCCGGACTGCGCGCCGCACTCGACCGCTTGCTGGGCGGGGCCGAACCTGCGCAGGCGCTGGTGCTCGGCACGGGGGGCGCCTCGCAGGCCGTGCAATACGCACTGGCCGAACGCGGGATTCCTTTCGCATTGGTGTCGCGCGACGCGGCGAAAGGCAACTACACTTACGACAACCTGCCGTGCGAAGCGGTCTCCGAGAGCCGCCTCATCGTCAATGCGTCGCCCGTGGGGACCTACCCCGCCGTCGGGGAAGCGCCGCGAATCCCCTATGCCTATATCACGCCGGAGCATTTTCTGCTCGACCTGGTTTACAACCCGCCGCTGACTCGTTTTCTCGACTGCGGTCTCCGGCGAGGGGCGCGCGTGCTGAACGGCGAGACGATGTTCCGCGGGCAGGCCGAGGCGTCGTGGAGAATATGGAATACCTGA
- a CDS encoding polyprenyl-phosphate transporter yields the protein MKFTKSVVLALKGCAMGMADVVPGVSGGTIAFISGIYEELIDSIRSVDATALRLLARLRLGELWRHVNGRFLLPVLTGIAIAVFSLARLMTYLLEHHPIEIWSFFFGLIVASALLVSKQIGRWDWRTAAALAVGAAAAWWITVATPTETPNDWWFVMLSGAVAICAMILPGISGAFILLLLGKYQYIMQAVGDLNIPVIAIFAVGAAAGIISFSHLLSWLLKRWHDVTVAVLMGFMVGSLNKVWPWKETVETYTDSHGVLQPLVERNIAPGHFEALYDKPSLLAEAVLLCAAGFLAIYGIELLARIVLKKREE from the coding sequence ATGAAATTCACCAAATCTGTCGTTCTGGCGCTCAAGGGATGCGCCATGGGTATGGCCGATGTCGTTCCGGGCGTCTCGGGCGGCACGATCGCCTTCATTTCGGGAATCTACGAGGAACTGATCGACTCGATCCGCAGCGTCGATGCCACGGCCCTGCGGCTGCTGGCGCGCCTGCGGCTGGGCGAGTTGTGGCGGCACGTGAACGGCCGTTTCCTGCTGCCCGTACTGACGGGCATCGCCATCGCCGTCTTCTCGCTGGCGCGGCTGATGACCTACCTGCTCGAACATCACCCGATCGAAATCTGGTCGTTCTTCTTCGGTTTGATCGTCGCCTCGGCACTGCTGGTTTCCAAACAGATCGGCCGTTGGGACTGGCGCACGGCCGCGGCACTGGCCGTGGGGGCCGCCGCCGCATGGTGGATCACCGTCGCCACGCCGACCGAAACGCCGAACGACTGGTGGTTCGTCATGCTGTCGGGGGCCGTCGCCATCTGCGCCATGATCCTGCCCGGCATCTCCGGGGCCTTCATCCTGTTGCTGCTGGGGAAGTACCAGTATATCATGCAGGCCGTCGGCGACCTGAACATTCCCGTCATCGCTATTTTCGCCGTCGGCGCCGCCGCCGGCATCATCTCCTTCTCGCACCTGCTGTCGTGGCTGCTCAAACGCTGGCACGACGTCACGGTGGCGGTGCTGATGGGCTTCATGGTCGGCTCGCTCAACAAGGTGTGGCCGTGGAAGGAGACCGTCGAGACCTACACCGACAGCCACGGGGTCCTGCAGCCGCTCGTGGAACGAAACATCGCCCCGGGGCATTTCGAGGCGCTGTACGACAAACCGTCGCTGCTCGCGGAAGCCGTGCTGCTCTGCGCGGCGGGATTCCTCGCCATCTACGGCATCGAGTTGCTGGCACGTATCGTACTCAAAAAACGGGAAGAGTAG
- a CDS encoding DUF3276 family protein, whose product MSLSPIRRGSEEHDDPVLSKAVKAGRRTYFFDVRATRSDDYFLTITESRKMTDARGEVTFDRHKIFLYKEDFDKFVSELAETIAFIRSRTPAAAENEK is encoded by the coding sequence ATGTCTCTTTCACCCATACGCCGCGGAAGCGAGGAGCACGACGATCCCGTTTTATCGAAAGCCGTCAAGGCCGGCCGACGCACCTATTTCTTCGATGTCCGGGCCACGCGCAGCGACGACTATTTCCTGACCATCACCGAGAGCCGCAAAATGACCGACGCCAGAGGCGAGGTTACCTTCGACCGGCATAAAATCTTTCTTTATAAGGAAGATTTCGACAAATTCGTGTCGGAACTCGCCGAAACGATCGCGTTCATCCGCTCTCGGACGCCCGCAGCAGCAGAGAACGAAAAGTAA
- a CDS encoding S41 family peptidase: MHKPLSALLALLCALPLAAQDRADVEQLQKFARVYRYLTELYVDDEDMAPVVEGAIAGMLERLDPHSAYLTAEEMRSVRESIDGEFSGIGVEFNVLRDTIIVVNTVAGGPAERAGMWANDRIVRIDTTEAVGFTRADVPKHLRGKTGTKVALEVVRHGVPERLRFTLVRDRIPLNTVDAAYRVSDSVGYIKVNRFGQTTMAEFGEAYRKLGRPGALILDLQGNGGGLLDQAIGMAGFFLPRGAVVVSTEGRAVPPTDFETQSPGEDTAGRLVVLIDEASASASEIVAGAVQDWDRGIVVGRPSFGKGLVQRQIGLPDGSAVRLTVARYHTPSGRVIQRPYEKGNRREYYLDHLRRYDDRTRDSLDAGAPAYRTLRTGRTVYGGGGIRPDVVVAPDTAGYSDYYARLIRQGVVADFVNDWLDRARDSLSRRYADFEAFDAGFVPSDSLLGRLTAEGERRGVAFDAAGFAASASVVRIQLKALAAQRMFGPAAYFRVVNPSLNAAYIRATEILADWRRRGEPLLEGKN; this comes from the coding sequence ATGCACAAACCGTTATCGGCTCTGCTCGCCCTGCTCTGTGCGCTGCCTCTGGCGGCGCAGGACCGGGCGGACGTGGAGCAGTTGCAGAAATTCGCCCGGGTGTACCGCTACCTGACGGAGCTTTACGTGGACGACGAGGACATGGCTCCCGTCGTCGAGGGGGCCATTGCGGGCATGCTCGAACGGCTCGACCCCCATTCGGCCTACCTCACGGCCGAGGAGATGCGGAGCGTGCGCGAGAGCATCGACGGGGAGTTCAGCGGAATCGGCGTGGAGTTCAACGTGCTGCGCGACACGATCATCGTGGTGAACACCGTCGCCGGAGGCCCTGCCGAGCGCGCCGGGATGTGGGCCAACGACCGCATCGTGCGCATCGACACGACGGAGGCCGTGGGCTTCACGCGCGCCGACGTGCCGAAGCACCTGCGCGGCAAGACCGGCACAAAGGTCGCGCTGGAGGTCGTGCGCCACGGCGTTCCGGAGCGGCTGCGCTTCACGCTCGTGCGCGACAGGATTCCGCTCAACACGGTCGATGCGGCCTATCGGGTCTCGGACAGCGTGGGCTACATCAAGGTGAACCGCTTCGGACAGACCACGATGGCCGAATTCGGGGAGGCGTACCGCAAACTGGGTCGGCCCGGGGCGCTGATCCTCGATTTGCAGGGCAACGGCGGCGGACTGCTCGACCAGGCGATCGGCATGGCGGGCTTTTTCCTGCCGCGCGGCGCCGTGGTCGTCTCCACCGAGGGGCGCGCCGTGCCGCCCACGGATTTCGAGACCCAAAGCCCGGGCGAGGACACCGCAGGACGGCTGGTCGTGCTGATCGACGAAGCGTCGGCCTCGGCGTCGGAGATCGTCGCCGGCGCCGTACAGGACTGGGACCGGGGCATTGTCGTGGGACGGCCGAGCTTCGGCAAGGGGCTCGTGCAGCGGCAGATCGGACTGCCCGACGGTTCGGCCGTGCGGCTCACCGTGGCCCGCTACCACACCCCTTCGGGACGCGTTATCCAGCGCCCCTACGAGAAGGGCAACCGCCGCGAATACTACCTCGACCATCTGCGCCGTTACGACGACCGGACGCGCGATTCGCTCGACGCCGGAGCTCCGGCCTACCGCACGCTGCGCACCGGGCGCACGGTCTATGGCGGTGGAGGCATCCGCCCCGACGTCGTCGTGGCGCCCGACACGGCGGGCTATTCGGATTACTACGCGCGGCTGATCCGTCAGGGCGTCGTGGCCGACTTCGTGAACGACTGGCTCGACCGTGCGCGCGACAGCCTTTCGCGGCGTTACGCCGATTTCGAAGCCTTCGACGCGGGATTCGTCCCTTCGGACAGTCTGCTCGGCCGCCTCACGGCCGAAGGCGAGCGGCGCGGCGTGGCGTTCGATGCGGCTGGATTCGCCGCCTCGGCGTCCGTCGTGCGCATCCAGCTCAAGGCGCTGGCCGCCCAGCGGATGTTCGGTCCGGCAGCCTATTTCCGGGTCGTAAATCCCTCGCTCAATGCGGCGTATATCCGTGCGACGGAGATTCTCGCCGACTGGCGGCGGCGGGGCGAACCGCTTCTCGAAGGGAAAAATTAG
- the hisS gene encoding histidine--tRNA ligase codes for MAQQKPSIPKGTRDFSPAEMMRRNYIFDTIRQVFRTYGFAPLETPAMENLSTLLGKYGDEGDKLLFRILNSGDYAAGLSDGELRSASHISEKGLRYDLTVPFARYVVQHQGELTFPFKRYQMQPVWRADRPQKGRYREFYQCDVDVIGTRSLLCEVELVEIVERVFAALGIRVALKMNNRKILYGIAEAIGHADKMTDITVAIDKLEKIGLENVRAELLGRGLSPEAVDRLQPILELSGDNDSKLTQLRDVLACSETGLKGIEEMRTVFDCVARLGLAMPVELDLSLARGLNYYTGAIFEVKALDFAIGSISGGGRYDDLTGIFGMPDVSGVGISFGADRIYDVMTGLGLFPAELNCSTRVLFTNLGEAEQAAVLPLLRSVRDAGVPAEIYPDQARMKKQMEYANRRGIPLVAIVGSEELAAGVVTLKDMRTGDQRQVPFAEVAGAVK; via the coding sequence ATGGCACAACAGAAACCTTCGATACCCAAAGGCACGCGCGACTTCTCCCCCGCGGAGATGATGCGCCGCAACTACATTTTCGACACGATCCGGCAGGTGTTCCGCACCTACGGTTTCGCACCGCTCGAAACCCCCGCGATGGAGAACCTCTCGACGTTGCTGGGCAAGTACGGCGACGAGGGCGACAAGCTCCTGTTCCGGATTCTCAACTCGGGCGACTACGCCGCGGGCCTTTCGGACGGGGAGCTGCGCAGCGCCTCGCACATCAGCGAGAAGGGGTTGCGCTACGATCTGACCGTCCCCTTCGCGCGCTATGTCGTGCAGCATCAGGGCGAACTGACCTTCCCTTTCAAGCGTTACCAGATGCAGCCCGTGTGGCGTGCCGACCGTCCGCAAAAGGGGCGTTACCGCGAATTCTACCAGTGCGACGTGGACGTGATCGGCACGCGCTCGCTGCTGTGCGAGGTGGAGCTGGTGGAGATCGTCGAGCGGGTCTTCGCGGCGCTGGGCATCCGCGTCGCGCTGAAGATGAACAACCGCAAGATTCTCTACGGCATAGCCGAAGCCATCGGCCATGCAGACAAGATGACGGACATCACCGTGGCCATCGACAAGCTCGAGAAGATCGGGCTGGAGAACGTGCGGGCCGAACTGCTCGGACGGGGACTTTCGCCCGAGGCGGTGGACCGGCTTCAACCGATTCTCGAGCTGAGCGGAGACAACGACTCGAAACTCACACAGTTGCGCGACGTACTGGCCTGCTCCGAAACGGGTCTGAAAGGCATTGAGGAAATGCGGACCGTCTTCGACTGCGTGGCCCGGCTGGGGCTCGCGATGCCCGTCGAGCTGGACCTCTCGCTGGCACGCGGACTGAACTACTATACCGGGGCGATCTTCGAGGTCAAGGCCCTCGACTTCGCCATCGGCTCGATTTCGGGCGGCGGCCGTTACGACGATCTTACGGGCATCTTCGGAATGCCCGACGTGTCGGGCGTCGGCATCTCGTTCGGCGCGGACCGCATCTACGACGTGATGACGGGCCTCGGCCTCTTCCCCGCCGAACTGAACTGCTCGACGCGCGTGCTGTTCACGAATCTCGGCGAGGCGGAGCAGGCCGCCGTGCTGCCGCTGTTGCGCTCCGTGCGCGACGCGGGCGTTCCGGCCGAGATCTACCCCGATCAGGCCAGGATGAAGAAACAGATGGAGTACGCCAACCGCCGCGGCATTCCGCTGGTGGCCATCGTCGGCTCGGAAGAGCTGGCCGCAGGCGTCGTCACGCTCAAGGACATGCGGACGGGCGACCAGCGGCAGGTCCCCTTCGCCGAGGTGGCCGGCGCCGTGAAATAG
- the ettA gene encoding energy-dependent translational throttle protein EttA, giving the protein MADEKIIFSMVGVSKTFTNQKRVLNNIYLSFFYGAKIGIIGLNGSGKSTLMKIIAGIDKNFEGEVVFSPGYTVGYLEQEPRLDDEKTVREVVEEGCAATVALLKEYEEINTKLCEPMSDDEMARLIERQGELYEKIDHCNGWELDSVLERAMDALRCPDPDQPVKHLSGGERRRVALCRLLLQQPDVLLLDEPTNHLDAESIDWLEQHLQQYKGTVIAVTHDRYFLDNVAGWILELDRGEGIPWKGNYSGWLDQKTKRMAMEEKQESKRRKTLERELEWVRMSPSGRHAKSKARLSAYDKLMNEDTKQKEEKLEIFIPNGPRLGDVVIEAHDVSKAFGDRVLYEHLEFSLPPAGIVGVIGPNGTGKTTLFRMIMGLDTPTSGSFRVGPTVKLAYVDQQHKSIDPEKSVFEVISGGADLITLGNRQVNARAYVARFNFSGADQEKKCGMLSGGERNRLHLALALKEEGNVLLLDEPTNDIDVNTLRALEEGLENFAGCAVVISHDRWFLDRIATHILSFEGDSKVVFYEGSYSEYEAWKKAQGGDTEPHRVRYKKLMA; this is encoded by the coding sequence ATGGCAGACGAAAAAATCATCTTTTCGATGGTCGGCGTGAGCAAGACCTTCACCAACCAGAAACGGGTGTTGAACAACATCTACCTCTCTTTTTTCTACGGCGCGAAGATCGGCATCATCGGTCTGAACGGCTCGGGTAAATCGACGCTGATGAAGATCATCGCCGGCATCGACAAGAACTTCGAGGGCGAAGTGGTCTTCTCGCCGGGCTACACGGTGGGCTACCTCGAACAGGAACCCCGGCTCGACGACGAGAAGACCGTCCGCGAGGTGGTCGAAGAGGGATGTGCCGCCACGGTGGCGCTGCTCAAGGAGTACGAGGAGATCAACACGAAGCTCTGCGAGCCGATGTCGGACGACGAGATGGCACGGCTCATCGAGCGTCAGGGCGAGCTGTACGAAAAGATCGACCACTGCAACGGCTGGGAGCTGGACAGCGTGCTCGAACGCGCGATGGACGCGCTGCGCTGCCCCGACCCGGACCAGCCCGTCAAGCACCTCTCGGGCGGCGAACGCCGCCGCGTGGCCCTGTGCCGCCTGCTGTTGCAGCAGCCCGACGTGCTGCTTCTGGACGAGCCGACGAACCACCTCGACGCCGAGTCGATCGACTGGCTCGAGCAGCACCTCCAGCAGTACAAGGGCACGGTGATCGCCGTGACGCACGACCGCTACTTCCTGGATAACGTGGCGGGCTGGATTCTCGAGCTGGACCGCGGCGAGGGCATTCCCTGGAAGGGCAACTACTCGGGATGGCTCGACCAGAAGACCAAGCGCATGGCCATGGAGGAGAAGCAGGAGTCGAAGCGCCGCAAGACGCTCGAACGCGAGCTGGAGTGGGTGCGCATGTCCCCGTCGGGACGCCATGCCAAATCGAAGGCGCGTCTTTCGGCCTATGACAAACTGATGAACGAGGATACGAAACAGAAGGAGGAAAAGCTCGAAATCTTCATTCCGAACGGTCCGCGTCTGGGCGACGTGGTGATCGAGGCGCACGACGTCTCGAAGGCTTTCGGCGACCGCGTGCTGTACGAGCACCTCGAATTTTCGCTGCCGCCCGCCGGCATCGTGGGCGTGATCGGTCCCAACGGGACGGGCAAAACCACCCTTTTCCGGATGATCATGGGGCTGGACACTCCGACGAGCGGTTCGTTCCGCGTGGGGCCCACCGTCAAGCTGGCCTACGTGGACCAGCAGCATAAGTCGATCGACCCCGAAAAGAGCGTTTTCGAGGTGATTTCGGGCGGCGCGGACCTCATCACGCTGGGTAACCGGCAGGTGAACGCCCGGGCCTACGTGGCGCGGTTCAACTTTTCGGGCGCCGATCAGGAGAAGAAGTGCGGAATGCTCTCGGGCGGCGAACGCAACCGGCTGCATCTGGCCCTCGCGCTCAAGGAGGAGGGTAACGTGCTGCTTCTGGACGAGCCGACGAACGACATCGACGTCAATACGCTCCGCGCGCTGGAGGAGGGCCTGGAGAACTTCGCGGGCTGCGCCGTGGTGATCTCCCACGACCGCTGGTTCCTCGACCGCATCGCCACGCACATCCTTTCGTTCGAGGGCGACTCGAAGGTGGTCTTCTACGAAGGCTCCTACTCGGAGTACGAGGCGTGGAAGAAGGCGCAGGGCGGCGACACGGAGCCCCATCGGGTGCGTTACAAAAAATTGATGGCTTGA
- a CDS encoding NVEALA domain-containing protein has product MKKKLIFAGAVVLMAAAAVTAYMANYRPDPFDLLNANIEALAQDESLDPGEGRDFIYCIYNPNYGGPGIFVCSGNNECRFEYNLTWPTKSQTGICYQ; this is encoded by the coding sequence ATGAAAAAGAAACTGATTTTTGCGGGTGCCGTCGTATTGATGGCTGCCGCGGCTGTGACTGCCTATATGGCAAACTACCGACCGGATCCTTTCGATCTGCTGAATGCCAATATCGAGGCTTTGGCGCAGGATGAATCATTGGATCCAGGGGAAGGCAGAGATTTTATATATTGTATCTATAATCCAAATTATGGAGGTCCTGGAATTTTTGTATGTTCTGGTAATAACGAATGTCGATTTGAGTATAATTTAACTTGGCCTACAAAATCACAGACAGGTATATGCTACCAATAA
- a CDS encoding TolB-like 6-bladed beta-propeller domain-containing protein codes for MLPIKNSKIFTFVLVVLLSSSCRSDNIFDSKYIRVERPRSIALPCEIIPCDVPGAVHGFVVDSFYVFYTMLHPEHRFAVYDRRTMTPLTNLVRVGRGPNEYNYLTPGQRTCNDEGSGFWFYSGSKQESARLNLTKSITEDKVYIDSRLSLTELDIPGNVGSPGQLFAFDRINDTLALYQIIRGTYVSGGIYDFQKRIEIQRFKLSIQSNKEPNLTGGPIAISPDLTRMVMLPVYFDQINICYVDGSDRKSISTCSKPLSLTQIESKAPETRPMYYIDVETTNERIVALYQNHQTGLTEIHLFDWAGDLQTILTTANPIRSISLDTQAGFLYGFISSEEICKMDINTWLQ; via the coding sequence ATGCTACCAATAAAAAACAGCAAAATTTTTACATTTGTTTTGGTCGTTTTACTATCGAGTTCTTGTCGATCCGATAATATCTTTGATAGCAAATACATCCGAGTGGAGCGTCCCCGAAGTATAGCATTGCCTTGTGAAATAATACCTTGTGATGTGCCGGGGGCGGTGCATGGCTTTGTTGTAGATTCATTCTATGTTTTCTATACGATGTTGCATCCTGAACATCGTTTTGCTGTATATGATCGGCGTACGATGACTCCTCTTACTAACTTGGTTCGAGTAGGACGGGGACCGAATGAATATAACTATCTCACACCCGGACAAAGGACTTGTAATGATGAAGGGAGTGGATTTTGGTTCTATTCCGGCAGTAAACAGGAATCCGCAAGGCTTAATTTGACGAAAAGTATAACCGAGGATAAGGTTTATATCGATAGTCGCCTTTCATTAACCGAACTTGATATTCCAGGTAACGTTGGCTCTCCAGGACAACTATTTGCTTTTGATCGAATAAATGATACGCTTGCGTTGTACCAAATCATTCGGGGAACTTATGTTTCAGGAGGGATTTATGATTTTCAGAAACGAATAGAAATTCAGCGTTTTAAACTTAGTATTCAGTCTAATAAGGAACCCAATCTTACAGGTGGCCCGATTGCCATAAGTCCTGATCTCACTCGTATGGTTATGTTGCCGGTTTATTTCGATCAGATAAATATCTGTTATGTGGACGGGAGTGATCGTAAGAGCATTTCAACATGTTCGAAACCTCTCTCCCTTACGCAGATTGAATCTAAAGCTCCCGAGACGCGGCCAATGTACTATATTGATGTTGAAACGACCAATGAGCGAATAGTGGCTCTCTACCAAAATCATCAAACAGGTTTAACAGAAATACATCTTTTTGATTGGGCCGGTGATTTACAAACAATTCTTACGACTGCAAATCCTATACGGAGTATTTCGTTGGATACCCAAGCAGGTTTTTTATACGGGTTCATTTCGTCTGAAGAAATTTGCAAAATGGATATCAATACTTGGCTGCAATAG
- a CDS encoding type 1 periplasmic-binding domain-containing protein yields MKIFKHSCIVIILFCFCGCSRMRARKELQRLSQIEICIPADLEVYCEGRSVDTLTDGHIGAIKQIIYYDSTGCSSCQINRLAMTESLFMQDSTGRFTPILLFAPGKDQYGNVVKSLKEQAFPFPVFIDKTNAFVRNNDPILADTRFQSFLLDRNNRIVLIGNPLNGDAMWNLFESTLENMLAHDGEYVLENRRP; encoded by the coding sequence ATGAAGATCTTTAAACATAGTTGTATCGTTATTATTTTATTCTGTTTCTGCGGATGCTCCCGCATGCGGGCTCGTAAAGAATTGCAGCGTTTAAGCCAGATTGAAATTTGCATCCCTGCCGATCTGGAGGTTTACTGCGAGGGACGATCGGTCGATACGCTGACCGACGGGCATATTGGAGCGATCAAGCAAATTATCTATTACGATTCCACGGGATGCAGTTCGTGCCAAATCAACCGTCTTGCCATGACAGAGAGTCTGTTCATGCAGGATTCGACCGGCCGGTTTACGCCCATCCTTCTCTTCGCTCCGGGCAAAGATCAATACGGTAATGTCGTGAAGTCTTTGAAAGAGCAAGCGTTTCCGTTTCCGGTTTTTATCGATAAGACGAACGCATTCGTCCGGAACAACGATCCGATCTTGGCCGACACGCGGTTTCAATCGTTTTTGCTGGATCGCAACAACCGTATCGTACTGATCGGCAATCCGCTCAATGGCGATGCGATGTGGAATTTGTTCGAATCGACATTGGAGAATATGCTCGCCCACGACGGGGAATATGTTCTCGAAAACCGACGGCCATGA
- a CDS encoding DUF1573 domain-containing protein translates to MIDRHWILLLLLPLVSCRGAADGSRVLATANLAALEETVDMESRETDADEVLLFDGGTVDLGELPLGGSREVRVGARNGSDKPVVVVEAYSSCDCTQVTYDRKPVQPGEKVFFTVRFSAEQPGTFFKKIAVRHSASDKPVTFAVQGIVTDE, encoded by the coding sequence ATGATCGACAGACATTGGATTTTGTTGCTGTTGTTGCCGCTCGTCTCCTGTCGTGGCGCAGCGGACGGGTCTCGGGTTTTGGCCACGGCCAACCTCGCCGCGCTGGAGGAGACGGTCGATATGGAGAGCCGCGAAACGGATGCCGACGAGGTGCTGCTGTTCGACGGCGGGACGGTCGATCTGGGCGAGCTTCCGCTCGGCGGGAGCCGTGAGGTGCGCGTTGGAGCCAGGAACGGTTCGGACAAGCCCGTCGTGGTGGTAGAGGCCTACTCGTCGTGCGACTGCACGCAGGTCACATACGACCGCAAGCCCGTACAGCCCGGCGAGAAGGTGTTCTTTACGGTGCGTTTCTCGGCCGAACAGCCGGGAACCTTCTTCAAGAAGATCGCCGTGCGCCACAGTGCGTCCGACAAGCCCGTGACATTTGCCGTGCAGGGAATCGTGACTGACGAATAG
- the rbr gene encoding rubrerythrin produces MEKSIKGTRTEQNLLKAFAGESQARSRYVFFASKAKKEGYEQIAGVFAETAEQEKEHAERFFKFLEGGMVEITASYPAGKIGTTQENLLAAAQGENEEWDVLYPEFAKVAAEEGFPEIATAFRMIATVEAEHEKRYLKLLSRLTDGNFFKRDGKIWWQCRNCGYVCEASEAPQMCPACKHPQAYFEPKKENY; encoded by the coding sequence ATGGAAAAGAGCATCAAAGGTACGCGTACCGAACAGAATCTGCTGAAAGCCTTCGCCGGCGAGAGCCAGGCCCGCAGCCGCTATGTCTTCTTCGCCAGCAAGGCCAAGAAGGAAGGATACGAACAGATCGCAGGCGTATTCGCCGAGACCGCGGAACAGGAGAAGGAGCATGCCGAACGTTTCTTCAAGTTCCTCGAAGGCGGCATGGTCGAAATCACGGCCAGCTACCCCGCCGGCAAGATCGGCACGACGCAGGAGAACCTGCTCGCCGCGGCGCAGGGGGAGAACGAGGAGTGGGACGTGCTCTACCCCGAGTTCGCTAAGGTGGCCGCCGAAGAGGGTTTCCCGGAGATCGCCACGGCGTTCCGGATGATCGCCACGGTCGAAGCGGAGCATGAAAAGCGCTATCTGAAGCTGCTGAGCCGCCTGACGGACGGCAACTTCTTCAAGCGCGACGGCAAGATATGGTGGCAGTGCCGCAACTGCGGCTACGTGTGCGAGGCTTCGGAGGCTCCGCAGATGTGCCCCGCCTGCAAGCACCCCCAGGCCTACTTCGAGCCCAAGAAGGAGAACTATTGA